A genome region from Methanococcoides burtonii DSM 6242 includes the following:
- a CDS encoding YbaY family lipoprotein, whose amino-acid sequence MKNRSLILGVTLLILIASAFAMGCTDNATESDADTGVDAGGPAFTGDGVQGNIIFDEPVESFSNATIYLKVEDVSLQDVSSVTISENFISSVSMDADDIQTVPYLIYHPELDERMTYSLSVHVDVNGDGSLSNGDYYSTWHNPVPTESGMHDLDVHVEMI is encoded by the coding sequence ATGAAAAATAGATCTCTCATATTAGGAGTAACATTACTGATCCTCATTGCATCCGCGTTTGCAATGGGTTGTACTGACAACGCTACGGAATCCGATGCTGACACTGGAGTGGATGCAGGTGGACCAGCATTTACAGGCGATGGTGTTCAGGGAAATATCATCTTTGATGAACCTGTAGAGTCCTTCTCAAATGCCACCATCTATCTGAAAGTAGAGGACGTAAGCCTCCAGGACGTATCCTCTGTGACCATTTCCGAGAACTTCATTAGTAGTGTATCCATGGATGCAGATGATATTCAGACAGTACCATATCTGATATATCACCCTGAACTTGATGAAAGAATGACCTATTCCCTTTCAGTCCATGTGGACGTGAATGGGGATGGAAGTCTCTCAAATGGTGATTATTACAGCACCTGGCACAACCCTGTACCTA